A genomic window from Flintibacter sp. KGMB00164 includes:
- a CDS encoding fructose-1,6-bisphosphatase — protein MKRKKSFSQEELRYLKLLAQQYPTVQAASSEIINLQAILNLPKGTEHFISDVHGEHEAFLHILNSCSGVIREKVDDLFASTISKGERDELATLIYYPEEKLEQLHRQMKDMDEWYRITLHRLIEVCRFVTSKYTRSKVRKALPKDYAYIIDELIHTNYAEADKRDYFENIISTIIDLEQADGFIEAVSAVIKRMAVDHMHIVGDIFDRGPRADIIMDSLLDYHSVDIQWGNHDILWMGAASGSRTLVATVLANSIHYNNLEVIETGYGVSLRPLSVFANEVYKDCDVHRFAVKLTGPDADQYSEKDKLLSARMHKAITIILFKLEGQKLLRHPEYGMSDRLLLDKIDYANKCITIGDTTYPLEDVDFPTVDPKDPYTLTPEEDTVINQLTASFLRSEKLQKHIRFLYSKGSLYKVFNGNLLFHGCIPMTADGELLSFQIGGKERKGQEFLDYADTAARQAYYHKLGTPERQLGMDFLWFLWAGRNSPIFGRDRMTTFERRLIKDESAWTEPKNPYYTYYQDPAVCDMLLKEFGLEGPHCHIINGHIPVKSKKGESPIKGGGKLIVIDGGFCKAYQPTTGIAGYTLIYNSWVLRIVSHEPFCGRKTAIEKNMDIANSSRVFERMDTRIKIAQTDIGAKLQAQADALRDLLSAYKAGAVPEDHRE, from the coding sequence ATGAAGCGGAAAAAGTCATTTTCTCAGGAAGAACTACGTTATCTGAAATTGTTGGCTCAGCAGTACCCCACCGTACAGGCCGCCAGCAGCGAGATTATTAACCTTCAGGCCATTTTGAACCTGCCGAAAGGCACCGAGCACTTCATCTCCGACGTCCACGGAGAGCACGAGGCCTTTTTACATATTCTCAACTCCTGTTCCGGCGTCATTCGGGAGAAGGTAGACGACCTGTTTGCCTCCACCATCTCCAAGGGCGAGCGGGACGAGCTGGCCACCCTCATCTACTATCCGGAGGAGAAGCTGGAACAGCTCCACCGCCAGATGAAGGACATGGATGAATGGTACCGCATTACCCTCCACCGCCTCATCGAGGTGTGCCGCTTTGTCACCTCCAAGTATACCCGCTCCAAGGTGCGCAAAGCCCTGCCCAAGGATTACGCCTACATCATTGACGAACTCATCCACACCAACTACGCCGAGGCCGACAAGCGGGACTACTTTGAAAACATCATCTCCACCATCATTGATCTGGAGCAGGCCGATGGCTTTATCGAAGCGGTCTCCGCCGTCATCAAGCGCATGGCCGTGGACCACATGCACATTGTGGGCGATATCTTTGACCGCGGTCCCCGGGCGGACATCATCATGGACTCTCTGCTGGACTACCACAGCGTGGACATCCAGTGGGGCAACCACGACATTCTCTGGATGGGCGCCGCCTCCGGCTCCCGCACCCTGGTGGCCACCGTGCTGGCCAACTCCATCCACTACAACAACCTGGAAGTGATTGAGACAGGCTACGGCGTCTCCCTGCGCCCCCTGTCCGTCTTTGCCAACGAGGTATATAAGGACTGCGACGTCCACCGCTTTGCCGTCAAGCTCACCGGCCCCGACGCCGACCAGTACAGCGAGAAGGACAAGCTCCTCTCCGCCCGGATGCACAAGGCCATCACCATCATCCTCTTCAAGCTGGAGGGCCAGAAGCTTCTGCGCCATCCCGAGTATGGCATGAGCGACCGGCTGCTGCTGGACAAGATCGACTACGCCAACAAGTGCATCACCATTGGAGACACCACCTATCCCCTGGAGGATGTGGACTTCCCCACCGTAGACCCCAAGGACCCCTACACCCTCACCCCCGAGGAGGACACGGTCATCAACCAGCTCACCGCCTCCTTCCTGCGCAGTGAGAAGCTGCAAAAGCACATCCGCTTCCTCTACTCCAAGGGCAGCCTCTACAAGGTATTCAACGGCAACCTTCTCTTCCACGGCTGTATCCCCATGACGGCAGACGGAGAGCTGCTCTCCTTCCAGATTGGCGGCAAAGAGCGGAAGGGTCAGGAGTTCCTGGACTACGCCGACACCGCTGCCCGCCAGGCCTACTACCACAAGCTGGGCACCCCGGAGCGGCAGCTGGGCATGGACTTCCTCTGGTTCCTCTGGGCCGGACGCAACAGCCCCATCTTCGGCCGGGACCGGATGACCACCTTCGAGCGCCGGCTCATCAAGGACGAGAGCGCCTGGACCGAGCCCAAGAACCCCTACTACACCTATTATCAGGACCCCGCCGTGTGCGATATGCTCCTCAAGGAATTTGGCCTGGAAGGCCCCCACTGCCACATCATCAACGGCCACATCCCCGTCAAGTCCAAAAAGGGCGAGAGTCCCATCAAGGGCGGCGGCAAGCTCATCGTCATCGACGGCGGCTTCTGCAAAGCCTACCAGCCCACCACCGGCATCGCCGGCTACACCCTCATCTACAACTCCTGGGTGCTGCGCATCGTCTCCCATGAACCCTTCTGCGGCCGGAAAACCGCCATCGAGAAAAACATGGACATCGCCAACAGCTCCCGGGTCTTTGAGCGTATGGACACCCGCATCAAGATTGCCCAGACTGACATCGGCGCCAAACTCCAAGCTCAGGCCGACGCCCTGCGGGATCTGCTCAGCGCCTACAAAGCCGGTGCCGTCCCCGAGGACCACCGGGAATAA
- a CDS encoding MATE family efflux transporter, with protein MAQTRDEERLANAPIGPLMLKLAVPAVAAQVINMLYNIVDRIYIGHIPEVGDIALTGVGVTFPIIMLVSAFAAFAGQGGAPLASIQLGAGNREKAEKILGNSLTLLLIAAVALTVGFSVFKEPILYAFGASENTIGYAMDYIGIYLIGTIFVQLALGLNTFISAQGKALVAMLSVLIGAVLNICLDPVFIFGLHMGVKGAALATILSQAVSAAWVVGFLCSRRSGLRIRKENMRLEPKVVGRVAGLGVAPFIMQSTESLVTVVLNTGMQTYGGDLYVGTITIMQSIMQMIVLPTQGITQGTQPIMSYNYGAGNYLRVRQTFKRLLTVTLTVTCVSFVVVALFPGMLARIFTPQQELIDLVSRVMPIFFGGIWAFGAQLACQTTFMALGQARTSLFLALLRKVILLVPLAIILPRVTGSVMGIYAAEPIADALASATTLTLFLSRRKKLLPTAKDQ; from the coding sequence TTGGCGCAGACCCGTGACGAAGAACGCCTGGCCAATGCCCCCATCGGCCCGTTGATGCTGAAATTGGCGGTACCGGCGGTAGCGGCTCAGGTCATCAATATGCTTTATAATATTGTGGACCGAATCTACATCGGCCACATCCCGGAGGTGGGAGACATCGCGCTCACCGGCGTGGGCGTCACCTTCCCCATTATTATGCTGGTATCTGCCTTTGCTGCCTTTGCTGGCCAGGGCGGCGCGCCCTTGGCCTCGATCCAGCTGGGTGCGGGCAACCGGGAGAAGGCGGAAAAAATTCTGGGCAACTCTCTGACTTTGCTGCTGATTGCCGCGGTAGCCCTTACGGTGGGGTTCAGCGTCTTCAAAGAACCCATTCTCTATGCCTTCGGCGCCTCGGAAAATACCATCGGCTATGCCATGGACTACATCGGCATCTACCTCATCGGTACCATCTTTGTTCAGCTGGCTCTGGGACTGAATACCTTCATCAGTGCCCAGGGTAAGGCCCTGGTGGCTATGCTCAGCGTGCTCATCGGTGCGGTCTTGAATATCTGCCTGGACCCGGTATTTATCTTTGGCCTGCATATGGGAGTGAAGGGTGCAGCTCTTGCCACCATTCTCTCTCAGGCGGTAAGCGCAGCCTGGGTGGTAGGCTTCTTGTGCAGCCGCCGCAGCGGCCTGCGTATCCGGAAGGAAAATATGCGCCTGGAGCCCAAGGTGGTAGGCCGGGTGGCCGGTTTGGGCGTGGCTCCCTTTATTATGCAGTCTACGGAGAGCCTGGTGACCGTGGTTCTGAACACCGGTATGCAGACCTACGGCGGTGACCTGTATGTAGGCACCATTACCATCATGCAGTCCATCATGCAGATGATCGTTCTGCCCACTCAGGGTATTACCCAGGGCACCCAGCCCATCATGAGCTACAACTACGGAGCGGGGAACTATCTGCGGGTGCGCCAGACCTTCAAACGGCTGCTCACCGTTACCTTGACTGTGACCTGTGTTTCCTTTGTGGTGGTGGCTCTGTTCCCGGGAATGCTGGCCCGGATCTTTACCCCTCAGCAGGAACTCATTGACCTGGTAAGCCGGGTCATGCCCATCTTCTTTGGCGGTATCTGGGCCTTTGGCGCTCAGCTGGCCTGCCAGACCACCTTTATGGCTCTGGGCCAGGCCCGTACCAGCCTGTTCCTGGCTTTGCTGCGTAAAGTGATCCTGCTGGTTCCCCTGGCTATTATTCTGCCCCGGGTGACAGGCAGCGTCATGGGAATCTACGCCGCTGAGCCCATTGCGGATGCTCTGGCCAGTGCGACGACCCTGACCCTGTTTTTGAGCCGGCGCAAAAAGCTGCTCCCCACCGCAAAAGACCAATAA
- a CDS encoding 2-dehydropantoate 2-reductase codes for MKYLVYGAGGTGGCLAAFLAMSGKDVSLIARGAHRDAIEENGLVLETGHGTFAVPIPAFEQERYDQQPDVIFVCVKGYSLEGIFPTLERLCRPETIVIPILNVVGTGGAMQPRLPQSLVTDGCVYIAAEIKAPGVVHMSGDIFRVVFGPRTPEEYRPELKQVAQDLNECGVEAILSDNIQRDAWMKFSVVSSMAACGIFHDVKVGAMQHPGPIRDDFAAFVNEIGALAAAMGFPLGDDLAERNLAIQDALDPDASTSLKRDLDAGKPSEVDGLIFQVVRLGRQYGVPTPRYDAVAAKLGYVEAAQ; via the coding sequence ATGAAGTACCTTGTATATGGCGCCGGCGGCACAGGAGGCTGTCTGGCCGCCTTCTTAGCCATGAGCGGAAAGGATGTCTCCCTCATTGCCCGAGGCGCCCACCGGGATGCCATTGAAGAAAACGGCCTGGTGCTGGAGACCGGCCACGGCACCTTTGCCGTCCCCATTCCCGCGTTTGAACAGGAGCGCTACGACCAGCAGCCCGACGTTATTTTTGTCTGTGTCAAGGGCTACTCTTTGGAGGGCATTTTTCCCACCCTGGAGCGGCTGTGCCGCCCGGAGACCATCGTGATCCCCATTTTGAATGTGGTAGGGACCGGCGGCGCCATGCAGCCCCGCCTGCCCCAGTCTCTGGTCACCGACGGATGCGTATACATTGCCGCCGAGATTAAGGCTCCCGGAGTGGTGCACATGAGCGGAGACATCTTCCGTGTGGTCTTTGGCCCCCGCACTCCTGAGGAGTACCGCCCAGAGCTTAAGCAGGTGGCGCAGGACCTCAACGAGTGCGGCGTGGAGGCCATTCTCTCCGACAACATCCAGCGGGATGCTTGGATGAAGTTCTCAGTGGTCTCCTCCATGGCCGCCTGCGGGATCTTCCACGATGTGAAAGTAGGTGCCATGCAGCACCCCGGCCCCATCCGGGACGATTTTGCGGCCTTTGTCAATGAGATTGGTGCTCTGGCTGCTGCCATGGGTTTTCCTCTGGGAGACGACTTGGCAGAGCGCAACCTGGCCATTCAGGACGCCCTGGACCCCGACGCCTCCACCTCCCTCAAGCGGGACCTGGACGCCGGAAAGCCCTCTGAGGTGGATGGCCTCATTTTCCAGGTGGTGCGCCTGGGCCGGCAGTACGGCGTGCCCACCCCCCGGTATGACGCGGTAGCCGCCAAGCTGGGCTACGTGGAGGCCGCGCAATGA
- a CDS encoding aldose 1-epimerase family protein, translating to MIVTIQNECLTVDIEDLGAQLASVRNHHGTEYLWQGDADIWARRAPILFPVLCGLKDNTYLLDGVPYHMNKHGFARDCVFEVVEHTDTKVSFRLTDNEETRRMYPFSFTLTVTYTLEENRLIKCHRVENRSEQVMYYELGVHDGFRAPLEEGETMGQYAIRLPGLEDAIEPYGLNEQSLVTPKNGTIALENGRIALDPTTYHLDTVILDQPPQARAVLVDGQDRPRVTADFADFPYLGIWTQAKPFDTNYVCIEPWSTLPDATFVGRELKDKAGIRSLQPGTWEELSYTATFT from the coding sequence ATGATCGTCACCATTCAAAATGAATGTCTCACCGTAGACATCGAGGACCTGGGCGCTCAGCTTGCCTCGGTACGCAACCACCACGGCACGGAGTACCTGTGGCAGGGAGACGCAGACATCTGGGCTCGGCGCGCTCCCATCCTCTTTCCCGTGCTGTGCGGTCTGAAAGACAACACCTACCTGCTGGATGGCGTCCCCTATCACATGAACAAGCACGGCTTTGCCCGGGACTGCGTGTTTGAGGTCGTGGAACACACAGACACCAAGGTCTCCTTCCGCTTGACCGACAACGAGGAGACCCGGCGCATGTATCCCTTCTCCTTCACGCTCACGGTCACCTATACACTGGAAGAGAACCGTTTGATCAAATGCCACCGGGTGGAAAACCGCTCGGAGCAAGTGATGTACTACGAACTGGGCGTCCACGACGGCTTCCGCGCTCCCCTGGAGGAGGGGGAGACCATGGGACAGTATGCCATTCGCCTGCCCGGTTTGGAGGATGCCATCGAGCCCTATGGACTCAATGAGCAGTCCCTGGTCACGCCTAAAAATGGCACCATTGCGCTGGAAAACGGGCGCATCGCCCTGGACCCCACCACGTATCATCTGGATACCGTGATTCTGGATCAGCCTCCTCAGGCCAGAGCCGTACTGGTGGACGGGCAGGACCGTCCACGGGTCACTGCGGACTTCGCCGATTTTCCCTATCTGGGAATCTGGACCCAGGCCAAGCCCTTTGACACCAACTACGTGTGCATTGAGCCCTGGTCCACCCTCCCCGACGCCACCTTTGTGGGCCGTGAGCTGAAAGACAAGGCAGGTATCCGCAGCCTGCAGCCCGGCACCTGGGAAGAGCTGTCCTACACCGCTACCTTTACCTGA
- a CDS encoding 8-oxo-dGTP diphosphatase — translation MINTTLCYISRGEDYLMLHRVKKENDLNHDKWIGIGGKFEDKESPEDCVLREAKEETGLTLTSYRYRGIVTFVSDRWPTEYMHLFTADGFNGTLKECDEGVLEWIPRKKLLELPHWEGDAIFLDLIAQEDTPFFSLKLCYRGEELTQAVLNGTYIKGGPSL, via the coding sequence ATGATCAACACCACCTTATGCTACATATCTCGGGGTGAGGACTATCTCATGCTCCACCGGGTGAAGAAGGAAAACGATCTCAACCACGACAAGTGGATCGGCATTGGGGGAAAGTTCGAGGACAAGGAGAGCCCCGAGGACTGCGTGCTGCGGGAGGCAAAGGAGGAGACCGGTCTGACCCTCACCTCCTACCGCTACCGTGGGATCGTCACCTTTGTCTCTGACCGCTGGCCCACCGAGTACATGCACCTGTTTACTGCCGACGGCTTCAACGGAACGCTGAAGGAGTGCGACGAGGGCGTGCTGGAGTGGATTCCCCGCAAAAAACTGTTGGAGCTGCCCCACTGGGAGGGAGACGCCATCTTTCTGGATCTCATCGCCCAAGAGGACACTCCCTTCTTCTCTTTGAAGCTATGCTACCGTGGGGAGGAGCTGACGCAAGCTGTTCTCAACGGAACCTATATCAAAGGAGGACCTTCTCTATGA